From Anabrus simplex isolate iqAnaSimp1 chromosome 11, ASM4041472v1, whole genome shotgun sequence, a single genomic window includes:
- the LOC136883509 gene encoding uncharacterized protein has translation MSNSPQDGGPGSSTPAGEYITRPGAANQDGTNFEIKMCALVFLRAVQSNSSFTNFKMTSNDERAGGFDDIVFSYGSPDNEQNILVQLKTSEHPISLTGKKSLKNYFESLEKSNTSAHFKNCTYAFFTNANVELTNRVECLDSPAKNLLCTTWKPEDVFKVNITDNICKDFKNETGAKDFVDRLLIFRYQFGPKDVDEIIKQELIKMCNGFVFQCHVIQKNFVEKIAAWWEKKKKTALDDKWEEWTELQNELLGQNTLLKEIQFREDVLSDLENRVLGSEYDIILFKCESNEAQIACLKVYQTFIKKEKLPVIFTDISEPQRSQDTLFSLWSNGVCDVLVVTDVTNCYQNLGENIVRYINNPQKRNKEKLVIISSRDAKTLGISQDFLDEIGTEIIKSSLNQLDHKSQARLKDLPVDFQGKTIALGSISVEKVLEGGILQDVLSSTKVKIGEAMPESTGIYIPRTLSKKFLVNVEVLLSDDNFFLCDMNTQVLKLLLAKAKGVENIDERWFSENEHRFNVKSSQEFEAAISGFKCCAEYPSEDPLHFLKATGIACTLQWVHSHGNTENVHRNLEGGALVKRDFLTFTECGRFWRSEEEDLVSKRFGTVIVAGEPGSGKTALLRELARKRKEIYPHRWTIYIDLNKHSATLEMMKRTSVNSTNVLDLLSKPANLDGCELGKKLLNYNLLEEGDDLCILFDAFDEIEPSHIDTVIDILTFIRRNLRRSTLCVASRYNVKGKLEMELRSKAFDIEPLSDQEQFNFVSKLWDDEKVKKFQRTVLDKIPVCDGVRLSSFPLLLKMMCEVCDDRVLSDESMLLNIANLYDTFIEMKLDIYLKNKLPLHGPSSQIDIMKGELRKTFMERHMICSLVALDIVDNLDETFQSEIIEKVQEICQDIEEGREYLGIMDCVVDGKPHFLHRSFAEHFAGKWLAKHWKGNEPLIRLSVSASWLEIVYKTFSQELARELPAHLAVLNGDINALENVKDHLNETDALGRTPLHLAVLNRDRGAKEVLLELLRYKPNLKVTDRLFGLTPLRCAAEAECWELVEILRDFGTP, from the coding sequence GGAATACATTACGAGACCGGGGGCTGCTAATCAAGATGGGACTAACTTCGAGATTAAGATGTGTGCCCTGGTCTTCTTACGAGCTGTGCAGTCCAACAGCAGCTTCACAAACTTCAAAATGACATCGAACGACGAACGTGCAGGTGGCTTTGATGATATAGTGTTTTCCTACGGGAGTCCTGACAATGAACAAAATATCCTGGTGCAGTTAAAAACTAGTGAACACCCAATAAGTCTTACGGGAAAAAAGTCGTTGAAGAATTATTTTGAAAGTCTGGAAAAATCAAACACGTCAGCTCATTTTAAGAACTGTACATATGCTTTCTTTACAAACGCAAATGTGGAATTAACAAATAGAGTCGAATGTCTTGACTCTCCTGCAAAGAATTTGTTGTGTACAACATGGAAACCTGAAGATGTATTTAAGGTCAATATTACTGATAACATCTGTAAAGACTTTAAGAATGAAACTGGAGCTAAAGATTTTGTGGACAGGCTTTTAATATTTAGATATCAATTTGGTCCAAAAGATGTGGATGAAATTATAAAGCAGGAACTAATCAAAATGTGCAATGGCTTTGTATTTCAGTGTCACGTCATTCAGAAGAACTTCGTTGAAAAAATTGCAGCctggtgggaaaagaagaagaaaacagcaCTTGATGACAAGTGGGAAGAATGGACTGAGCTGCAAAATGAACTCCTTGGTCAGAATACACTGCTGAAAGAGATACAATTTCGTGAGGATGTTCTTTCAGATCTCGAAAATAGGGTGCTGGGTTCTGAGTATGATATAATACTCTTTAAATGTGAGAGCAATGAAGCCCAAATAGCGTGTCTAAAAGTATATCAAACCTTTATCAAAAAGGAGAAACTTCCAGTAATTTTTACTGACATCTCTGAACCTCAGAGGAGTCAGGATACGCTTTTCAGTCTCTGGTCGAATGGTGTGTGTGACGTGCTGGTCGTTACTGATGTTACGAACTGTTATCAGAACTTAGGAGAAAATATAGTGAGGTATATTAATAACCCTCAGAAACGGAATAAGGAAAAGCTTGTCATCATCTCTAGCAGGGATGCCAAAACATTAGGGATCTCGCAAGATTTTTTAGATGAAATTGGTACAGAAATTATTAAATCTAGTTTAAACCAGTTAGATCACAAGTCACAAGCCCGATTGAAAGACCTACCTGTCGATTTCCAGGGAAAAACAATCGCACTTGGTAGTATATCGGTTGAAAAAGTTCTAGAAGGAGGTATTCTTCAAGATGTTTTATCTTCTACAAAGGTAAAGATTGGGGAAGCTATGCCTGAATCTACTGGGATATACATACCAAGAACATTGTCTAAGAAGTTTCTTGTGAACGTAGAAGTCTTGCTTTCAGATGACAATTTTTTTCTCTGTGACATGAACACGCAGGTCCTCAAGTTGTTGTTAGCAAAAGCAAAAGGAGTGGAGAATATAGATGAAAGATGGTTTAGTGAGAACGAACACAGATTTAATGTGAAGAGCAGTCAAGAATTTGAAGCAGCAATAAGCGGATTCAAATGTTGTGCCGAATATCCATCAGAAGATCCTCTTCACTTCTTAAAAGCAACTGGCATAGCCTGTACACTTCAGTGGGTGCATTCTCATGGGAACACTGAGAACGTCCACAGAAACCTCGAGGGAGGCGCATTGGTAAAACGTGATTTCCTTACTTTTACCGAATGTGGTAGATTTTGGAGGTCAGAGGAAGAAGACCTCGTGAGTAAACGGTTTGGGACAGTCATTGTGGCAGGTGAACCTGGTAGCGGTAAAACTGCTCTTTTGCGTGAGCTGGCCAGGAAGAGGAAGGAAATCTATCCTCATCGCTGGACTATTTATATAGACCTTAACAAACATTCAGCAACCCTTGAGATGATGAAAAGAACTTCCGTAAATAGTACAAATGTTCTTGACCTTTTAAGCAAACCTGCTAATCTAGATGGTTGTGAACTAGGAAAGAAATTACTGAACTACAACTTgttggaagaaggagatgatttGTGCATTCTATTTGATGCTTTTGATGAAATAGAGCCATCACACATTGATACAGTTATTGATATTTTGACATTCATTAGGAGAAATTTAAGACGATCAACTTTATGCGTTGCATCAAGGTATAATGTGAAAGGAAAACTAGAAATGGAACTAAGAAGTAAAGCATTTGACATAGAACCGCTCTCTGACCAAGAACAGTTCAATTTTGTCTCTAAGTTGTGGGATGACGAGAAGGTTAAGAAGTTCCAAAGGACAGTTCTTGACAAAATACCAGTTTGCGATGGTGTTCGCCTTAGCAGCTTCCCTTTGCTCCTAAAAATGATGTGTGAAGTTTGTGATGACAGAGTCTTGTCAGACGAATCAATGTTATTAAACATTGCTAACTTATACGATACATTTATAGAGATGAAATTAGATATCTATTTAAAGAACAAGCTTCCTTTACATGGGCCTTCATCTCAAATCGATATAATGAAAGGGGAGCTGCGTAAGACTTTCATGGAGCGTCATATGATTTGTTCATTGGTTGCGTTGGATATCGTAGACAATCTCGATGAGACTTTTCAGTCTGAGATAATTGAGAAGGTACAGGAAATATGCCAAGATATTGAGGAGGGAAGAGAGTACTTAGGGATTATGGATTGCGTTGTTGATGGTAAGCCACATTTCCTTCATCGGTCATTTGCGGAGCATTTTGCTGGTAAGTGGCTTGCCAAACATTGGAAAGGGAACGAACCGCTTATTCGGTTAAGTGTTTCCGCTTCTTGGTTAGAAATTGTTTACAAAACCTTCTCTCAGGAATTGGCCAGGGAATTGCCAGCACATCTTGCTGTACTGAATGGAGATATCAATGCCCTGGAAAATGTGAAGGATCACTTGAACGAGACAGATGCTTTAGGAAGAACACCGCTGCATTTAGCAGTCCTGAACCGAGACAGAGGTGCCAAAGAAGTGCTGTTGGAGCTACTAAGATATAAACCTAACTTAAAAGTAACCGATAGACTGTTCGGTCTTACACCTCTGCGTTGTGCAGCCGAAGCTGAATGCTGGGAGTTAGTAGAAATTCTTCGAGACTTTGGTACTCCGTGA